TGAGGTGGAAGAAGTGCAGCAAGCTCTGAGGGTTCAGCTACGAAGTGGTGGGAATCCACAGGAGGGTTTTCAGCAGCTTGGGGGATGTGACCTGattccattaaaataaaagatcCTCACTGGTGGGTAAGTGGGCAGGCAGGAGCTGAAGCAGGAATACAGTATCAGGCATGCAGAGATGGCTGTCTTGGGAGCAGAGTGACCATAACACCCCCTCGTAGGACAGGCACTTGACCAGGACCTGGCTCTGAGCAAGTGCTGAAAAAATGGGAGCTGGCTAGGGAGGTAAAGAGATACCATCTTAAATTCCTGCTTTTGTGGAATGTACATATGAAGGGAACAAACAGTGGCTATATTTTCAGGTGAGGAAGAGGACtacaaaaagaatatttttttgagGGAGGTCTTGCTGAGGAGGTGAGTTGAAGTAGAGACTTAAGGAAATGACGGCAGAGTTGGCATAGGGGAAAGCTTTCCTAGGTAGAGCTTTCCAGACCAAAGGAGCataaatgcaaaggccctgatgCAGGGCAATTTGCCCTCACCAACCCTGCTGCTCTGATCTTGACCTGCTCGAAGCAGCTCTCTGGCAAGTGGAAATCATACCCCCTCCCTCAGAGGGCTCCTCCCAGGGTCCCCACTCCTCAGCCCCTACCTCATCCTCGGTATAGGCAAGGATGCCAGCCATGGGTCCATGGGCTGCTGCTTTTATGGCTTCCTTAATAGTGGAGTATGGGGCAGGCTGGGCCAGGCGGCAGGTCAGGTCCACAACAGACACATCTGGGGTTGGTACCCGGAATGCCATTCCTGTTAGCTTCCTGGAGAGTCTCACATCAGGGATGGGAGTGAAAATCTAGGGATTCTCCCTCTGGTCCCCCTTGTTCTGGGGCTTGGCTAGGCCCCTCAACAAACACCTCAAGGCTTGGGAGCCAGTTCACTCCTCTTGGGGTGTGCCCTATCACCCGGGTTGCAGTTTCCTGCCCTCATACCCTTGGAGCTCTGGGATGACTTTGCCCACGGCCTTGGCAGCCCCTGTGGAGGCTGGGATGATGTTCTGATGGGCCCCCCGTCCATCTCGCCAGGCCTTCTTTGATGGCCCATCCACAGTCTTCTGGGTGGCCGTGTAGGCGTGAACTGTGGTCTTGGGAAAGGAGAGTACTGAGTGAAGCCTTCCTGCTCCTGAACTCCATGCCTCTTTGTCCCAGCCCAGTTGGAGGCCCAGGTGTGGAGAGTCTGGTAGAGTCCCCACCACAGACCACAGGAGGGGCATGGCAAGGTCCAGTCTTGCCTGAGAGTTGCTTAGTGTTTTAAAAGAATTCCCCACCAGAGGGCCTCTCCTCCCCAAACCAATTTCTCCCTATTAACTTCACACTAAGCAAGTCCTAGGAAAGAAGAGATGTGAGTTTCTCTGGAATCCCTCCTGCCCCAATCCCTCATCCACGACTCACCATCAGCCCTTCTACAATCCCAAACTGCTCATGGATGACTTTGGCCAAGGGGGCCAGGCAGTTGGTGGTACAGGAGGCATTGCTGAAATGGTGCAGATGTAAAGGGCACAGTGAGGTGAGCTGCAGATCCACCCTTCCACCCCTCCACCTGTACCCCTCTAGGGGTGTTGCACACAGGCCTGCTTTGTGGAAGGCAGGATGGGGATGACTGGGATCATTGGTCCCAAAACATGCTGTCCAGGAGTTGTGTGTCTCAACAGATAGTTTTAGGTTAATATTAACATGATTGCTGTTAAGAGTTCAGGAAAGAGAAGCAGATGGATGTGAAAGTGGCACTAGTACCACAGGTTGAGGGGTAGTGGTGGGAGGGTGAGTCTGTTCCCTCCCCACAGAGGCTGtgttctccccccccccccactctacCTGACAATGTGCATGGAGCCAGGGTTATAGTCCTTTTCGTTCACACCCATGACAAACATGGGTGCATCCGGTGAGGGTGCACAGATGACCACACGCTGGGCACCTGCTGTGATGTGTTCCTAGGAGGGAGCTCAGGCGTCATGAGATGCTCTGAGCACCATAGTGTCCCCTGCCCCAGCCAGCCCTGGCCACCACTCCCCAACTCACCGAAGCTGCCTCTAAGGAGAGGTACACGCCTGTGCACTCCACTACAAAGGGGTTCCCGACGTCCCTCCAGGGGATGTCTTTGGGCTGCTTGCTGTGAAGGGTGGCATGGCTGTGAGCCAATCTCTTTCCTGTATGGCGCTCACCTTCACAAGTCACAGCTTTTACAGTCCCAAGGGCTGAGCATACACCTAACCTGGCCTGCAACCCATCAGCCCCATCCCACGTTTGTCCCACGTAGACTCTGCTGGGCTTGCCTCTGACCATTGCTACCCCTGTGGGCCACTTTTCATTTACGCACTGCGTCATCCCTGCTGCACCTGGGTACAAGCTACCTTGGCAACCCCAGGCACCAGTTTCCTTAGGGGGGGCCATCCTTGCCTATTCACAGCTGTGTCAATCTTGTTATGTGTGCTACCCAGAACGTGAACTCCGGAAGGGCCATCATGCCCAGCGACTTCCCCTTATCCCTAAGTCTTGCTGCCTCACCATGAATCCCACTAACCCTTCTTGTCTCTAATCATTCAACCTCTGCAACAGGGAGCCTGCTGTAGAGGCCAGAAAGGCACCCCTGGGAGAGGGAGTCAGGTACACTTGGTTCCTGCAGTGGCAAAGGTTTAAGTTAGGAAGGTAAAGAAGGTTtacctttttctgttttatgaattgacatttttgatattttgttaattatttgTATTTGAAACACAATACCCAATATCACTGTTTTCTACTTAACTTTCACAAatcattaataaatgaataaattgcaTACAGGTTTTTTCCCTTCAGGGTTTATCACAACTGCAGTATTTGCTGGTATCTGTCTCATCTCCTAGACCCTTCTGGCAGCAGGGCTGGGTCTGTTTCCCACTGGGCCTGCTCCATCCATGGAGTTCAGTCAATGTTTGTGgtttttaaatttactaaaaattttattactagccattccacagatatttatagaacacttgGACACCTGCCATGTGCCCATGTCCTAAGTACTTTACCTGCATTAAACTCATTGAGCCCTCACCTCCTGTGGAGTAGGTGCTATTACTCCTGTTTTTCATAGGAAGGAGTGGTAAGGTGGAGGCAAAGGGAGTAAAAGGTAGAGGTATCTGGTTGCGCAGGCAGCCCTGAGGTCTGCATTTGTAGCTCTGCTGCCAGAATGACTGAATGGCCAAATGAATGAGTGAGCAAGCTTCTTCCTGAGCCATCCCACATGGTTATTCCTCATCCCTGGTCATTGCTCTGCCAGTCCACACTACATTATCTGGCCCAATAGCTCTTCTCTGATGCTCCCTATTTCCTACCTTCCAAGCCAGGGGACACTTTCTCAAATTCCACTGGAGGAATTGCTGAGTTGACATGGGGAAGAGTCTACCCTAGGAGATCCAACAGGCTGCCATGGGCCCTCCCCTCTTGCCCACAGGGCTGTTTTGAGGATTCCATTCATTCATACAGCAAGGATACACCAAGTATCTACCAAGAGCCAGGCAGGACTTTGGCCCTAGGTGCCAAAAGAGCAATGGTGAGTGCCAACTGGCAGGGCCCTCCTTGcaaggaggtgtgtgtgtgtgagtttgtCCTTCCAAGAGTCACACACACACTTGCTAATTCCAATCAGGCTCCAGATACCCACTGGCTGTCATGACATACaggaggaaaatgaggcacagggGAGGTTGACCCTTACCCAACGTCACCTGCTGGGAAGGGGTGGGGCCAGGTCAAGTGCACACA
The genomic region above belongs to Tamandua tetradactyla isolate mTamTet1 chromosome 16, mTamTet1.pri, whole genome shotgun sequence and contains:
- the GAPDHS gene encoding glyceraldehyde-3-phosphate dehydrogenase, testis-specific isoform X1, whose amino-acid sequence is MSKRDVVLTNVTVVQLLRQPCPVTRPPPPCEPKAESEAQSEPPAQAPPEPEPVCENVQAQPPPKISPIRELTVGINGFGRIGRLVMRMCMEKGVKVVAVNDPFIDVEYMVYMFKYDSTHGRYKGSVECKNGELVVDNREIKVFQCKQPKDIPWRDVGNPFVVECTGVYLSLEAASEHITAGAQRVVICAPSPDAPMFVMGVNEKDYNPGSMHIVSNASCTTNCLAPLAKVIHEQFGIVEGLMTTVHAYTATQKTVDGPSKKAWRDGRGAHQNIIPASTGAAKAVGKVIPELQGKLTGMAFRVPTPDVSVVDLTCRLAQPAPYSTIKEAIKAAAHGPMAGILAYTEDEPAPIFSALAQSQVLVKCLSYEGVLWSLCSQDSHLCMPDTVFLLQLLPAHLPTSGLHGLPRQSPLVHLRCQGWNRAQQQLRQAHFLARTCYFPLRTRLPGKEEGAVREGPSPLCSRMK
- the GAPDHS gene encoding glyceraldehyde-3-phosphate dehydrogenase, testis-specific isoform X7; this encodes MRMCMEKGVKVVAVNDPFIDVEYMVYMFKYDSTHGRYKGSVECKNGELVVDNREIKVFQCKQPKDIPWRDVGNPFVVECTGVYLSLEAASEHITAGAQRVVICAPSPDAPMFVMGVNEKDYNPGSMHIVSNASCTTNCLAPLAKVIHEQFGIVEGLMTTVHAYTATQKTVDGPSKKAWRDGRGAHQNIIPASTGAAKAVGKVIPELQGKLTGMAFRVPTPDVSVVDLTCRLAQPAPYSTIKEAIKAAAHGPMAGILAYTEDEPAPIFSALAQSQVLVKCLSYEGVLWSLCSQDSHLCMPDTVFLLQLLPAHLPTSGLHGLPRQSPLVHLRCQGWNRAQQQLRQAHFLARTCYFPLRTRLPGKEEGAVREGPSPLCSRMK
- the GAPDHS gene encoding glyceraldehyde-3-phosphate dehydrogenase, testis-specific isoform X2, translating into MSKRDVVLTNVTVVQLLRQPCPVTRPPPPCEPKAESEAQSEPPAQAPPEPEPVCENVQAQPPPKISPIRELTVGINGFGRIGRLVMRMCMEKGVKVVAVNDPFIDVEYMVYMFKYDSTHGRYKGSVECKNGELVVDNREIKVFQCKQPKDIPWRDVGNPFVVECTGVYLSLEAASEHITAGAQRVVICAPSPDAPMFVMGVNEKDYNPGSMHIVSNASCTTNCLAPLAKVIHEQFGIVEGLMTTVHAYTATQKTVDGPSKKAWRDGRGAHQNIIPASTGAAKAVGKVIPELQGKLTGMAFRVPTPDVSVVDLTCRLAQPAPYSTIKEAIKAAAHGPMAGILAYTEDEPAPIFSALAQSQVLVKCLSYEGVLWSLCSQDSHLCMPDTVFLLQLLPAHLPTSGLHGLPRQSPLVHLRCQGWNRAQQQLRQAHFLVRQRIRLQ
- the GAPDHS gene encoding glyceraldehyde-3-phosphate dehydrogenase, testis-specific isoform X4 encodes the protein MSKRDVVLTNVTVVQLLRQPCPVTRPPPPCEPKAESEAQSEPPAQAPPEPEPVCENVQAQPPPKISPIRELTVGINGFGRIGRLVMRMCMEKGVKVVAVNDPFIDVEYMVYMFKYDSTHGRYKGSVECKNGELVVDNREIKVFQCKQPKDIPWRDVGNPFVVECTGVYLSLEAASEHITAGAQRVVICAPSPDAPMFVMGVNEKDYNPGSMHIVSNASCTTNCLAPLAKVIHEQFGIVEGLMTTVHAYTATQKTVDGPSKKAWRDGRGAHQNIIPASTGAAKAVGKVIPELQGKLTGMAFRVPTPDVSVVDLTCRLAQPAPYSTIKEAIKAAAHGPMAGILAYTEDEVVSTDFLGNPHSSIFDAKAGIALNNNFVKLISWYDNEYGYSNRVVDLMCYMFSREK